The Campylobacter concisus DNA window CTCCTTATTAGGCTTAAAATTTCAGTTAGCACTGATTGAATTTTGTACAAATCTTCTTGTGCTCGCAGTATCACTTCTAAAGCTATATTACCACTGGTCTTATAAGCTATATTTAGTTTCTTTGCTATTTGATTAATGTTATTAAAAGGTCTAGCAAAATTTGCAATGATTGCTGGATATAGCT harbors:
- the mobC gene encoding plasmid mobilization relaxosome protein MobC, with the protein product MSKNVKDKVLSARITYQQYDKLSKIALELDMSRSEIISYLIDNGTVNSESIKKKELYPAIIANFARPFNNINQIAKKLNIAYKTSGNIALEVILRAQEDLYKIQSVLTEILSLIRSRYDS